ATATAGCCACTGAATCAGTCCGGGCATTTACCAATTTCCCCCTTTATTATGAACCGTTCCAGCAAAAATCTCCAGCAGattatgtaaaataagatCAGGACTTCCTCGGTTTACCTGCCCACGACCTTAGCTATTTCCGTATTTGCTGTTAGAGCCGAGATGAGAGGGGAGTTCCGGCGGTGTTGTTTACCCGCGACGACACTCGGACTATAAAATTGAATGTGTCTCCAGTGACATCGTTACATTACAACATTACACCAATAGCGCGTCTTCGCAGCATTCAACGTAATAGCTTGTTCTGAAACCCATTCCTGAAAGGATTAAATTTCCATTAACCTATATTTTGTTTACCTTCCATTCAAAACGGAACCGTACAATCATTGTAAAAACACGGGGCGCTGTAATTTAGGCTATGAAATGAAAACCCTGTAAACGACatccaataaattaaaaagaatgACTATTTAATGAACATTTAAGGAAATACGCCTTTGAACTCTTTTAATGAGAAACACGAAACAGGGTTCCTTTAAAAATGTAAGGGAGCTATTTATTTGAAGCGACTCGGTTATCTGGGCGATTTATCTAacgcagcggcggcggcggtggcggcgccgGACGTCGCCGCGATCGGTTTGCTAACGCCGGCTTTGAACCGCGCTGGGAAATAATTAGCGAGCTACCCGCTTTATAcctttattacctacctattttgtttATCGGGAGCAGAATCAAAGGGTTCTTGCGTATTGATTGTACATTTACATTCACGGGCAATAAAAATGTTCCAGTGATATATAGAACGTTAATGGTAGGTGGAACGTTTTTCATTGGCCGTGAGTGTAGTACAGCGGCTGGGTTGTGTTGCAGTGACGTGCCACGTGGAGCACCAGGATGCGGTGCACATCACGGCCATCCTGGGCGAGAGCGTGGTGTTCAACTGCCAGGTGGACTTCCCCGAGGACATCCCCGTGCCCTACGTGCTGCAGTGGGAGAAGAAGGTAGGCGAAACGGTACGACCACACACTCCACTTTACAATACAAGCTGCTCATCTACCGTGTGTGTTTCTGTTCAGTAGAGACGAGGCTCGAGTCGGGCCGCCCGCTGACAGTAACGTATACTGCCGGcgccgcggggggcgcggggggacgcgccgccgcccgcgcccctcGCCCGCCGCTCTGTGTATTTTGCCTTCAGTAACGCCTCGTATATCGCGCTCCGGTCTATCGACACCACAGACAAAGACCTTCGCAACGAGTCCGAGAGAGCAGCAGTCCCCCGTTAGCCGAcgacatacacatacacagcCACTGTACTGTCCACTGTACTGTTCGTGTCCGCACCCCCGGCACGCTTGGTCGCTGCGGCGCTGTCTGTCTCTCTATCTGTGGCCGGTTCTCTCGCACTGTGTCTGTCCGTAGCCTCTTGTTCTTGTATTGTACTGTACATATGTTCATTATGCTAATTCGTTCTGAATATGCACGCTCTCGGTACAAGCTTAGAGTTATGTAGATACGCTTGCATTTGCATGTCCTAGTTAAATTTACAGTACTCGGTAATTATCATATCCTGTTTCTGTAGCTAAAGTAACCAGAATTAAAAACGACTTTcagtaattaagtaaattgaaTTTCCGCTTAAATTAAACAACGTGAAACTAAAACGACGCTAAACGAATTAAAAGCCTCCTTCGCTGTTTTGTTAACTCCTGAAATTCTGCATGCCCTCTAGTAGTTTGATTATTTCTCTCCGTAGTTAGTACGATCATGAGCATTATCATACACGGCCTCGGCCCCTGATTCTGTACTGTCGTCATGATTGGtctgtatgtgtatgtgtccCGCTGTCGTAGCCAGGATCGGAGTCGCGCGTAGCTTGTAGTAGTTCCTGCCGCGCCGGGCAGGGGCAGTCTGTAATGCCGTATGTGACTGTGCGCAGGGTCAGGACATCCCCATCTACATCTGGTACGAGAGCTACCCGACGCACAGCGGCGAGGGCTACGAGGGCCGCGTGTCGCGCGTGGCGGCCGACTCGCCCTACGGCGCCGCCAGCCTCAACCTCACCAGCATCCGCGAGGCCGACCAGGGCTGGTACGAGTGCAAGGTGGTGTTCCTCAACCGCTCGCCCAACCAGCACAAGAATGGCACCTGGTTCCACCTCGACGTGCACGCGCCGCCGCGCTTCTCCATCACACCGGAAGACATTATATACGTTAACCTAGGTGAGCGCTCCGCTAGGTATCTTTTATTGCAGCCAGTTGGCCGCCCGCCAACTGTATCATTGTTCGAGTATTTTGATAGCGGGCGACGGATCCGTCCCCACTTCGCAGCGGGCAGCGATACCCGGCGTTATTGGACAGCGATATGGCACAATAACAAGGCAACTACGACAAGTTGCAACTAGGTAGTTGAAATGTGATACGTGACATAAACTTTTATGTGGTCAAGACGATTCCCGGTTGGGCAGTTGGGATTGGCTATGGTGAAAGTTTTATCTGATTACGTCACAGGCCAATTGGAAGAGGACCGCAGATTTTTTCATAACATGGGCCAAGTAGCAACTTCTCTGTCCTATTAAGTAACTTAGGTATATGAGTAAGACATGACAGTGGACTTTATAGCATTTCAACCCTCCATTTCATTCCTTAACTTCATCCTCTCTAGGCGACGCAATAATCCTGAACTGCCAAGCCGAGGGCACGCCCACTCCAGAGATCCTCTGGTACAAGGACGCCAACCCCGTGGAACCCTCGGGCACGGTGGGCATCTTCAACGACGGGACCGAGCTCCGGATCAGCAACATTCGCCACGAGGATATCGGGGACTACACCTGCATTGCTCGGAACGGGGAGGGCCAGGTGTCACACACCGCCAGGGTCATCATAGCTGGTGGCGCCGTTATTACGGTTAGTATGACATGATTATTGAAACATAATTATCTTGTTCACTTTTGCCTCTGGGATAGGAGGTTCGTCGCCATAGTTAATTACAAGATAACATGAGGCTGAGCGGCTAATGAATAGGTGCACTTATTAGTTTACTAGAATCCATGGTGTGACTACTCATTAATCATACAAAGAAAGGATTATGTAAATGGGTTGATATGTATCTTAATTGGCTACAAAATAGAACCCATTAGGTATACGATATGATGGTACGACGTCACACTCCATCCAGTGCCTGAAACTTTAATAGTAACGACCAATCCAATTAGGAAACTCGAATTGAATTTACCCAGTTGCTGTTACCTTAAAGTTACAAACAATATGCCAAGTGCATTAGTCATTGTCCGCAACAACCGTGTAGAGGGGTAGAAGTTCAACAGTTCTAATGTTcgcatcatcatcaacattcCCAACCCGCAGATGCCACCGACAAACCAAACCAAGCTAGAAGGCGAAAAAGTCCAGTTTACTTGTGAAGCCAAAGCTTTGCCAGGGAATGTTACTGTGAAATGGTTCCGTGAGGGTGCTCCAGTGGCTGAAGTAGCGGCCTTGGAGACCAGAGTGACTATTAGAAGAGATGGAGCCCTGGTGATAAACCCGGTGGCGGCCGACGACTCCGGGCAGTATCTGTGTGAGGTGTCCAACGGTATAGGTGCCCCGCAAAGTGCCTCCGCTTATCTTAATGTTGAATGTAAGTGCGCTCGTCTACTTTGATTAATCcccatttattttatcacgCCAAATTCGCTGAAAGCTTCAAACAAGCGACCGTTTTATTGAAAGAGAATATAATGAAAGAAAGATCTTGTACATAACGTTGATAATAGTTTGACCTAATTTCGGAAGAGTTTCTTTGTTGGTAAATCAATACTTGGCAAATTTCAGATCCTGCTAAAGTGACATTCACGCCGACCGTGCAGTACCTCCCGTTTCGGCTGGCCGGGGTGGTACAGTGCTACATAAAGGCCAACCCCCCACTGCAATACGTCACGTGGACGAAAGACAAGCGCCTTTTAGAACCCTATCAAACTAAGGATATAGTGATTATGAACAACGGCTCCTTGCTTTTTACAAGGGTCAACCAGAATCACCAGGGGAGATATACTTGTACGCCTTATAATGCTCAAGGAACTCAGGGATCGTCaggtaataaatttaaaccaAGATACAATGACAATAAAATGGATGGTACTAAACATAAAGATATAGGAGCTAATGCTACAATTTAATTTGCAGGTCCAATGGAAGTGTTAGTTCGTAAGCCCCCAGCCTTTACTGTAGAACCGGAGCCTTTATACCAGAGGAAGGTGAGCTCGTTACTCATGTAGGACATAAATCACTATAAACTCTTTGGTCCGCCCTCAATATTTTACTTCGCCACTTTCATTTTGTTGTGGGACTGTCAATTAGAGCTGACGTGACTCGACACATTCGTGATGGATGTGCTGGAGGCGACCACAATACCGAACTTACctcatagagaaaaaataaatacttacctacctaaaggaAAGAAAAACTACAACTTCTTACTATAATAGTAGTACCTACTACGGCTGCCTCCTGTTAGGTTCGCccatgaaaaaagtttttattatcgagtctataaatattatgcttTTGCTAATTGAGCAATAGgcattacaaataaaacaatagaaTATACAATACGTATTCTTGGGTTCGATTCACGAGTCGAGCTAGCAGTCAAAGAGCCTTTCATACATAACTTAACTAAAATGATTGACATCACCTAGGTGGGAGAGTCAGTAGAAATGCACTGCGAAGCTCAAGAAGCAGAAGGCACGCAGCGACCCAGCGTGGTCTGGCGGAGACGAGACGGCCTTCCCTTACAGAAGGCCCGGGTTCGAGCCAACGGTGGGAACATTACTATAGACACGCTAAGGAGACAAGACTTCGGGATATATCAGTGCGTCGCTTCTAATGAGGTTAGTCTACGAAAATATACATGTAATGGGTGTTCTTTTTTGAAAAGCTTAAATTTTGTCGTCAAATCTCTTCAAGCTTTACAAGCATTGCAAAATTCCATGCTTCCTTCCCGAGTCCTATATGTGACACATGGAAAATTCCAGGTAGCGACAATAGTAGCAGACACGCAACTAGTGATCGAGGGCACCCAGCCACATGCTCCGTACAATGTATCTGGGACCGCCACGGAGTTCCAAGTCACGCTCCGATGGCAGCCAGGGTACGCCGGCGGGCCAGACTACAAGCAGGACTATACCATCTGGTATAGAGAGGCGGGAGTGTCCGATTGGACCAAAGTGCCCGTCACACCGTCTGGAGCCACTTCCGTAAgttgataaaaataacaacaaataataaaaataggtgTACGTGTGTGGGATTTCATTCCAATCCACATTGTGAAAAACACAATTGCATTATGAGATCATCTGAATAGAAGATTTTTGCATAATAATTGTGTGACCTTGCATTTGATGGAACCCTTGAACTAGATCAAGTTCACTGAAGAATGGGTTTCAATTAGATGCAATTTCCTGGACGTGCAGTGGGTTGTATAGTTACGGTAATTTAGATAATGGAGCACCAGCCCATGCTATCAAAGGCTAAACGGTCTATTTACATTGACCTAGCTAGTTGACATGTTTTGCCATTGTAGCGTAACTTGCAAAACATTGATTATCCTTCGTTCTAGAGGTATAATATTtcagatacataatattacgtaGTATAACTTAAGTGAATGCAGAATAATGGATGTTTGAGACTAGAGATGATATTTTATCGCAGGTGACAATAAACCGCTTGCAACCAGGAACGACGTACGAATTTCAAGTGAACAGTAAGAACACCATCGGAGAAGGCATGATGAGCAAAGCTATTACCATCAGAACTCTCGGTAAGTTGAAAATAAGTAGTTTAATCTGCGATACGGTAACAGGAAAAGTGTAGAGATTTAAAAGTTGGTGACGGAAGGGAGTAGAATAGAAAGTGAATGGGATTTAAGGATTGGATTAAAGTGTTGTAGAAACCCagattatatatttttatatggcataaatatttccaataataaaattttattgaattagCTAGGTTTATGAAATATGTTTCCGACAGTTATCTCAACATTTGTGACTATAATATGACCTATAATATTTCTAACAATACTTTCCTAAGATGTGTCGTCGTGTTACTAACACAAGTTGTTGCTTTGTGTAGACGTAGGCATCCGACCGAAGGCGGGCGAGGCGCCCGCGCCCACCGGCCCCGTCGACGAAAAGATATTCGTACACGCACCGGAAGGCTCGGGTATATAACACAGCACTttgtattatttgtttatcaCTAACCAGGTACTTATTTTACGTCACTCATTTATTtagatacataataaactGGTGCTGCAACTTACTCAGATTCTGCAGCACTTGTTATCTAGCTAAAGCTTTTATTCGAAGTGATGTAAAATCTGTATCTAAGGTATACCGATATTGCTTTTTACATGAATTGGcaactaaaaaataaaaactagtttCAAAATTGAATCTAACAAAAGATGTGGTTCGTAGATAGCTTGCACTACCGACTAAATTATCCATAATCGTGGCAGTTAGCTTTCGCCGCGGCGACAAACCCTAGCTTATCTCTAGGGTTGCCACCGACACGCAACACAGACATATAACTTGCTTCGCTACACAGGTCCGAAGCCGGGTACCCCTCGGAACCTGACAGTGACGGAGGTGCACAACGGGTTCCTGATCACGTGGCAGGCGCCGCTGGACCGCGCCAACCTCGTGCAGTTCTACACCATCAAGTACCGCACCGACGCGCAGTGGAAGACGCTCAACCGAGGCATGATCCGGCCGGAGGAGACCAGCTATCTTGGTAAGAGGAATAGATTCAGGGCTGATTGATTTAGCAGAAGGGGAATCTAGGCAAAGTCATCGTTGTACCTTACTTAGTCTTTTAGGTGTTCATAATTAGGAAATTTAAAAACCACAAAATATGAATAACAGAATACCGCATATAAAGACAACAGCTCTTAGTTTTAGTCTTTTGCATCTTATCAAAGATAACTTtaagtatttaggtatattcaaATAAGAAGACCAAGACTAACCAAGGCTCATATTTTTCTAGTGAAAAACCTAGTCGGCGGGCGCACGTACTACTTCCGAGTCCTGGCCAACTCTGCCACAAGCTACGAGAGTTCCGACGAAGTCAAGTTCCCTGTGCCCGCCCGCGTGAAGCACAAAGCCATCACCGCCGGCGTGGTGGGCGGGATCCTGTTCTTCATCGTGGCCATCATACTGTCGGTTTGTGCTGTGAAGATTTGCAACAAGAGGAAGCGGCGGAAGCAGGAGAAAGGTGCGTCGGATTGAGTGCGGCAGCCGCTCACCCGCTGTCCTGTTGTCGATTTCGTGGATTCTGTTAGACTTGTAGACCCCCTTAGGTTGCACCAATGTTGGCTCAAGGAGCCGTGGTAAATTTATCTCTCTGTCAAAGATAGATGGATTGAACCACGTTTGCTTTCTTCTTGAGTTAAAATGGCTCCAAGTTGGTGCAATTCTCCCTTAGATTAGACGCAGCTAGTTGCTCCTGTTGCAAATAGTATCGCTATACAAACAAGTACTTAATAGAATCCTTGTAAAGCTATCTTTCACATGAAAGTTCACGAAATCGACACTCCTGCAAATGTTTGGACGAACATGTCCAGAGACTAACCATATTGTCGGTGACGAAGCCTCATCACTCACTTCACATTTGTCTCAAAGGTAATCGATAGCTAGAAAATATAGGGTGTCATTTAAACGATCGCCAATTAAATCCGTTTTGAATttgctaaataataggtttgaaggcaaaatagtagatttgccagcaaatttttgcccccaaacaattttaaatcaattcaacaattaatcacttaaaattgccgggatttatgatcaagtggcaagttaacatttatgtatatattttaataggtatgtccacataactcgatgttatgtttaatatttaaatgaaacaaaaaattaagtttaaatcatcaatattcttaattaaaaacaacataaacaaccttcttctaattataacttaaaccttaatcttcttctaatcaaaagcaatcttattgtaattaaaacttaaacttcctcttttcatcatcatcatcatcagccaataatcatccactggtgGAGATAGATCcgctcccaaggagtgccacaacattcggtcctctgccttcctcatccaaccactatcggctatccgcctaagatcgtcagtccagcgggcaggagggcgtcccacgctccgtttgcctgttcgtggtctcgactcgagaactcgtctaccccaacggttatcggttcttcggcagatatgaccagcccactgcctcttcagcttgcatattttgacagctaagtatgtcggtaaccttggtcctctgacggataatctcatttctgatacgatccatcagagaaactccaagcatagctctctccatagcaccgtctccgctaatttgtaaactcatgtattaaattgctaacgaattataatgttttaataactggaccaatcataatgtaactactgcaatgctgataaaatatgaattaaaaagaaatcgcaacatgcgacctagagtcaatatatttgctggcaaatctactattctgcgggcgcagttattatttgaggagcaaaaataatattctgcatacaaagtttttatttatgtaatgaactcaaattttttggcaatccatctattattttagatttttgtattgatattatttgctgattcataccagaggacactttttatttatttgaggacaaaaatatattgttgcggttgatctattaatttgctgatacaagttgatgacaaaaataaactttgctggCAAGAAATATAGTTCCCGAAAATATACCAAAGTGATGAAAATGCTATCCATTACCTTTGTATTGCATGCactttaaaatgtaataaaattgttgttttGACTAAATTGGGTTTGGTTTGTGTTTTTAAAGCTAGATTTTACATTTAACTAAAACGGCTTGTGGATTGTTATTTTTGCTTGAACTCCCGTCTGAATTCTGcaaatatttgtgtttgaTCAACCGTGTtgttattgaaaatattttaatggaaGTACATTTGCGTATTTTCCAGTTTATAGTTTCAACAGATTTATGTTTTGAATATTCATTCACGAGACTAATGTAAAcgattttaataatttgtttatcaATCAATGTTTAATTCATTTCGCTTCTTCAGATCACTTCACCAGTCCATGTAAAGAGTATACTCTTTACAAGGATGGTTCAAGTCACTGAATTCTTGGTGGAAGAttcattcgcattcgcaacgGGGACAACTTTTATAATCCAGTTCTTTGCCAGTTGCAAGACGAGTGAATGCTCTGCTAGGGGTTCTGTGGCTCGCTTTCAAGTTGACAATATGGTGGTTGGTAGTGAGGGCAGGTGGCGGGTGCGCGGCGCGGGAGGGGAGGCTCCGGGACTCGTCGACACTACATTAATGTTCAGAAATCATTCGCTTGCAGCATACAACATGGTAGCGGCCAGGCTGACCGACCTGCGCCACGCGGACAGCACTCAAGTGCCTTTTAAAAAGTGAGTAGAATCGATTGATGTAATTTAGATAGGTAGCTTGATGCATTGAAGTCTTACTAATGgtcattttgtttatttatgatgCTGCTCTAAAGGAAGTCAGGTATGTTCAAATACAAGACATAATGTGTGTAGTTACACGACTGCTGTAGGCACTGTTAATTCCAATTTGAAGATTTATGTTTCGTTTCCCTAACAGCTGGAATTCGTGTTTCAGATTTACTGAAAGCGGAATATCGAGTGTAGTGGAGTGCGTGCGGTTCACGGCGCACTGGGTGTGGCCAGCGGAGCggtgcggcggcgcggcgggcgcgcgctgGCTGGCGCGGCTCAGCGTGAGCTCGGCGGGCTCGGCGCCGTCGCTGGCCGCGTCCAGCTCGGACGACGGCGGGTTCCTGCCGCGGCTGCGCGCGCCGctgcgccccgccgccgcgccgccgcgcctgcTGGCGTCCTCGCCCGCGCCCTGGCCGCCCTGGCCCGCCGCGTGGCCCGCCTGGTCGCCGCTGCACGTGTCCGACCTCAGCTCCGTGCCGTTCCCGAGCTCGGCCGACAACTCGCTGCCCACGCCGCCGTGGGGCGGGCGCGCCCGGcgccggccgccgccgcgccacccgcgcccgcgcccgctgtccgagccgccgccgcacgAGGCGTCGCCCGAGAGCCGCTCGTCGTCCAGCGGCTTCGGCAGCAAGAACGCGTCGTCGTCGCAGCACAAGGGCGGCAGCGGCGCGGGCAGCGTGGCGGAGTGGCGGCCGCCGCCGtaccgcgcgccgcccgcgccgccgcgcgcgctgGACGCCGGCTCCGTGGACGGCCACTACGAGTGGGACCGCGCGTCGCGCACGCCCACGCCCAGcacgccggcgccgcgccgcctggaCCTGGTGGAGGCGCGCGTGCAGGCCATGAAGGAGGAGTTCCAGCTGTTCCGCAAGCGCCAGGCGCTGCGCCGCCGCTCGCCcgacgccgcgccgcgcctcgCGCTGCCCGCCGAGAGCGTGTGCTGACACCGCCGACATACGCTTactataatacctactcaTGTACGATACACTAAGTTACTCCGTATGATCGAATATTATGTACGAAACGATAGGTCTGGCGTGTAATTTTTAAGTCCGTTGTGTTGCGATCGTCCCGTATTGAATGTAGGAGCACCGCACGCACGTCAGTGGACGAAGGACCCACCGCCCGAGGGCCCCAGTGGATGCAGCCGGCGGGGCGCCCGCCCGGCGCCGCATGTGTCAATTATTGCGCGGGCGAGGGCGCGGCACTCCGCCGGACATTTATAACGCTTTAGGTATGAGCGGGGGGGCATCCACCGCACCGCTCATACCACATAATATGGTAgttaatattaaagtaattaaCGATTTACAGTGGAGCGcgccggccggcggcggcgtagCGACGGTACTATCCACACTGCAACTCTATCGCTTTACATTTTTAAAGCACCAAATGcaccacattttatttaattttagatcgaaaataatcaaattttaaacagGC
This window of the Plutella xylostella chromosome 12, ilPluXylo3.1, whole genome shotgun sequence genome carries:
- the LOC105394468 gene encoding protein turtle isoform X3; the encoded protein is MGWRAVQPPHIAASLLLLLLGQLPVTCHVEHQDAVHITAILGESVVFNCQVDFPEDIPVPYVLQWEKKVGETGQDIPIYIWYESYPTHSGEGYEGRVSRVAADSPYGAASLNLTSIREADQGWYECKVVFLNRSPNQHKNGTWFHLDVHAPPRFSITPEDIIYVNLGDAIILNCQAEGTPTPEILWYKDANPVEPSGTVGIFNDGTELRISNIRHEDIGDYTCIARNGEGQVSHTARVIIAGGAVITMPPTNQTKLEGEKVQFTCEAKALPGNVTVKWFREGAPVAEVAALETRVTIRRDGALVINPVAADDSGQYLCEVSNGIGAPQSASAYLNVEYPAKVTFTPTVQYLPFRLAGVVQCYIKANPPLQYVTWTKDKRLLEPYQTKDIVIMNNGSLLFTRVNQNHQGRYTCTPYNAQGTQGSSGPMEVLVRKPPAFTVEPEPLYQRKVGESVEMHCEAQEAEGTQRPSVVWRRRDGLPLQKARVRANGGNITIDTLRRQDFGIYQCVASNEVATIVADTQLVIEGTQPHAPYNVSGTATEFQVTLRWQPGYAGGPDYKQDYTIWYREAGVSDWTKVPVTPSGATSVTINRLQPGTTYEFQVNSKNTIGEGMMSKAITIRTLGPKPGTPRNLTVTEVHNGFLITWQAPLDRANLVQFYTIKYRTDAQWKTLNRGMIRPEETSYLVKNLVGGRTYYFRVLANSATSYESSDEVKFPVPARVKHKAITAGVVGGILFFIVAIILSVCAVKICNKRKRRKQEKAYNMVAARLTDLRHADSTQVPFKKFTESGISSVVECVRFTAHWVWPAERCGGAAGARWLARLSVSSAGSAPSLAASSSDDGGFLPRLRAPLRPAAAPPRLLASSPAPWPPWPAAWPAWSPLHVSDLSSVPFPSSADNSLPTPPWGGRARRRPPPRHPRPRPLSEPPPHEASPESRSSSSGFGSKNASSSQHKGGSGAGSVAEWRPPPYRAPPAPPRALDAGSVDGHYEWDRASRTPTPSTPAPRRLDLVEARVQAMKEEFQLFRKRQALRRRSPDAAPRLALPAESVC